Proteins encoded in a region of the Veillonella parvula genome:
- a CDS encoding (2Fe-2S)-binding protein, which translates to MNFEENQVPEAILDKLTKVCTCRSITRKTIKEAILNGAHTFPQVKEVTRAGTGACGGKGCGPRIVKLLAEMKEQGKI; encoded by the coding sequence ATGAATTTTGAAGAAAATCAAGTGCCAGAGGCGATTCTGGACAAGCTTACAAAGGTGTGTACTTGCCGTAGTATTACGCGCAAAACGATTAAAGAAGCCATTTTAAATGGTGCTCATACATTTCCACAAGTAAAAGAAGTAACTCGAGCTGGCACGGGCGCTTGTGGTGGTAAAGGCTGTGGGCCTCGCATCGTAAAGCTCTTAGCTGAAATGAAAGAACAAGGCAAAATTTAA
- a CDS encoding glycoside hydrolase family 3 N-terminal domain-containing protein, which produces MFRRFIAATMIGALALTTGCGLHNPFTSKAEPVTYESVAQSELSPEQKVDKLVANMSDADKVGQLLMIGIHGTTLNDDAKFMLNEYRVGGIILFDRNMESKDQVKTLIADINKAGKNAGLTPLFLGIDQEGGTVARMEDQLIKVPPAEELGKAPIEQAASLAKQSGAELKDLGFNINFAPVADLGLTYGRSYSTNPDEVVRYAGAVGKAYDEAGLWYSYKHFPGIGKTDVDLHADTSIVPVSKETLLSEDTKVFIDLIKQSKPNTYTIMVSHAMYPQIDPDHPASLSKAIITDWLRKDIGYNGVVVTDDMDMGALANHYTFGDMAVQSILAGSDILLVCHEYEHMQEAYNGLMKAVKDGRISKERLDESVKRILLMKMSKIS; this is translated from the coding sequence ATGTTTCGACGTTTCATAGCAGCCACTATGATTGGTGCATTAGCACTCACAACGGGTTGCGGTTTACATAATCCATTTACTTCAAAGGCAGAGCCTGTGACCTATGAGTCTGTGGCACAAAGCGAACTTTCACCAGAGCAAAAGGTGGACAAGTTAGTGGCGAATATGTCCGATGCAGACAAGGTGGGTCAATTGTTGATGATTGGCATTCACGGCACAACGCTAAACGATGACGCTAAATTTATGCTCAACGAGTACCGTGTGGGGGGCATCATCTTGTTCGATCGAAATATGGAGTCCAAGGATCAAGTTAAAACGCTCATTGCAGATATTAATAAGGCTGGTAAAAACGCGGGCTTAACGCCATTGTTCCTCGGCATCGACCAAGAGGGCGGTACAGTAGCGCGCATGGAGGATCAGCTCATCAAGGTTCCTCCTGCTGAGGAGCTAGGTAAGGCACCTATTGAACAGGCTGCATCCTTGGCAAAACAGTCTGGTGCGGAACTAAAAGACTTGGGCTTTAACATTAACTTTGCTCCTGTGGCGGACTTGGGATTAACCTATGGCCGTTCTTATAGTACGAACCCTGATGAGGTCGTTCGCTATGCAGGCGCCGTTGGCAAGGCTTACGATGAAGCGGGCTTGTGGTATTCCTATAAGCACTTTCCGGGCATTGGTAAGACCGATGTAGACTTGCACGCAGATACAAGCATCGTTCCTGTATCTAAAGAAACATTGCTTTCAGAGGACACAAAGGTATTTATAGACCTTATCAAACAGTCTAAACCGAATACCTATACAATCATGGTGTCTCATGCGATGTACCCACAAATCGATCCAGATCATCCTGCTAGTTTATCGAAAGCGATTATTACGGATTGGTTGCGCAAGGACATAGGCTACAATGGCGTTGTGGTAACGGACGATATGGACATGGGTGCCCTTGCAAATCACTATACCTTTGGCGATATGGCGGTGCAATCTATCCTAGCAGGTAGCGATATCTTGCTCGTATGTCACGAATACGAACACATGCAAGAGGCTTATAATGGCCTTATGAAAGCCGTGAAAGACGGTCGTATCTCGAAAGAACGACTCGATGAATCGGTGAAACGTATCTTGCTTATGAAAATGAGCAAAATTTCTTAG
- the fucO gene encoding lactaldehyde reductase yields MARRIMLNGTSYFGQGAIQEIVNEIKNRHFKKALVTSTPDLFEFKVATKVTELLNAAGIAYEVYDGIKPNPTIENVTAGVEACKAAGADVIVAVGGGSPIDTSKAIATIITNPEFADVRSLEGLAPTKNPCLPIIAVTTTSGTAAEVTINYVITDVEKNRKFVCVDPHDIPIVAIVDPDMSASMPTGLCAATGMDALVHAVEGYITKGAWELTDMLHLKAIEIIGRSLRSAVAGDYTGREAMSLGQYIAGMGFSNVGLGIVHSMAHPLSAVYDIPHGKACAMLLTAVLKFNAPATGEKYREIARVMGVPDVDSMNQETYRQAAIDVIQKLADDVGIPKSLSEAGVKREDIPFLAESAFNDACTPGNPRDASLEEIIGIYDSIF; encoded by the coding sequence ATGGCTCGCAGAATAATGTTGAACGGTACGTCCTATTTTGGACAAGGCGCGATTCAGGAGATTGTGAACGAAATTAAGAATCGCCATTTCAAAAAAGCCCTCGTTACATCTACGCCAGATTTATTTGAATTTAAAGTGGCTACAAAGGTTACGGAGTTGCTTAATGCGGCAGGTATTGCTTATGAAGTCTACGACGGTATCAAACCAAATCCTACCATCGAAAACGTAACGGCTGGTGTTGAGGCTTGTAAAGCGGCTGGCGCTGATGTTATCGTTGCCGTTGGCGGTGGTAGTCCAATCGATACAAGTAAAGCGATTGCTACTATTATTACGAACCCTGAGTTCGCCGATGTACGCAGCCTTGAAGGTTTAGCGCCTACTAAGAATCCGTGCTTGCCAATCATCGCTGTTACTACTACATCTGGTACGGCAGCAGAGGTTACTATTAACTATGTTATTACGGATGTTGAAAAGAACCGCAAATTCGTTTGTGTTGATCCTCATGACATTCCAATCGTTGCCATCGTGGATCCTGATATGTCCGCATCTATGCCAACAGGTCTTTGCGCTGCCACAGGTATGGATGCCCTCGTACACGCCGTAGAAGGTTATATCACAAAAGGTGCGTGGGAGCTAACTGATATGCTCCATTTGAAAGCTATCGAAATCATCGGTCGTTCCTTGCGCAGCGCTGTGGCTGGTGATTATACAGGTCGTGAAGCCATGTCTTTAGGTCAATACATCGCGGGCATGGGCTTCTCCAACGTAGGCCTCGGCATTGTTCACTCCATGGCTCATCCATTGAGTGCTGTGTACGATATTCCTCATGGCAAGGCTTGTGCCATGCTGTTAACAGCAGTATTGAAATTCAATGCCCCTGCTACAGGTGAAAAATACCGTGAAATCGCTCGTGTTATGGGCGTTCCTGATGTAGATAGCATGAATCAAGAAACCTATCGTCAAGCAGCAATCGATGTCATCCAAAAGCTAGCTGATGATGTAGGCATTCCTAAATCCCTTAGCGAAGCGGGCGTGAAACGAGAAGACATTCCATTCCTCGCTGAATCTGCTTTCAACGATGCATGTACACCTGGTAACCCACGGGACGCATCCTTAGAAGAAATAATCGGCATCTATGATTCCATATTCTAA